A stretch of Gemmatimonadaceae bacterium DNA encodes these proteins:
- a CDS encoding M28 family peptidase, with protein MSRKWMAAVGALIALPTLAAAQRGGGFGGGGATPENSAVFAPSAPTFPTADPIIRRIWTLGMDSSHTERFSQVLFDSLGPRLMGTPDLKRAQDWLVATYQSLGISAKEEQYGTWRGWIRGPSHIDLIAPRVRTLEGTMVGYSPGTGGKDVVYEPVILPHFADSTEFVNWLPQAKGKLVLVNAPPASCRPTDDWAANAAPEVAAHMDSVRQELAREWGGRNVRGTGYSLALGGGELGVRLEAGGAGGIITSRPKNGWGTREIFETYNTKTPAITLSCEDYALVFRLTENHQHPKLRLNLDGKLLGEQPVFNVVATIPGTEHPDEYVVLSSHFDSWDGSSGATDNGTGTMTMLEAMRILKLVLPHPSRTIIAGHWSGEEEGEVGSKAFTEDHPDVMKGLQMLFNQDNGTGRIVRLNAGGLPDAAAHLTRWMNTVPVEFKLQTGYDGSPGGPAGGGSDDFSFSCSGAPITGLGALSWDYGNYTWHTDRDTYDKIVFPDLHANATLTAMLVYLAAQDPTQITRERIDLVARAHEDSLMAAARGRGAGGGRGFGRGGGRGRGGPPVWPSCELAPRSTKPRLK; from the coding sequence ATGTCCCGCAAGTGGATGGCGGCCGTTGGTGCCCTGATCGCGCTTCCCACGCTCGCCGCGGCGCAACGCGGCGGTGGCTTTGGCGGTGGCGGCGCCACGCCGGAGAACTCGGCCGTGTTCGCCCCGTCGGCCCCGACCTTCCCGACCGCCGATCCGATCATCCGACGGATCTGGACGCTCGGCATGGACAGCTCGCACACCGAACGGTTCTCGCAGGTCCTGTTCGATTCACTGGGCCCCCGGTTGATGGGCACGCCCGATCTGAAGCGGGCGCAGGACTGGCTCGTGGCCACGTATCAGTCGCTCGGCATCAGCGCCAAGGAAGAGCAATACGGCACGTGGCGCGGCTGGATCCGCGGTCCGTCGCACATCGACCTCATCGCGCCGCGGGTGCGCACGCTCGAAGGGACGATGGTCGGCTACAGCCCGGGCACCGGCGGCAAGGACGTGGTCTACGAACCGGTCATCCTGCCGCACTTCGCCGACAGCACGGAGTTCGTGAACTGGCTGCCACAGGCCAAGGGCAAGCTCGTGCTCGTCAATGCGCCGCCGGCGAGCTGCCGGCCCACCGACGACTGGGCGGCGAACGCGGCTCCTGAGGTGGCGGCGCACATGGACTCGGTGCGCCAGGAGCTGGCGCGCGAGTGGGGCGGCCGCAATGTCCGGGGCACGGGGTACAGCCTGGCGCTGGGCGGCGGCGAATTGGGCGTGCGCCTCGAAGCGGGCGGTGCGGGCGGCATCATCACCTCGCGCCCCAAGAACGGGTGGGGCACCCGCGAGATATTTGAGACTTATAATACCAAGACGCCGGCCATCACCCTGTCGTGCGAGGACTACGCGCTCGTATTCCGCCTCACCGAGAACCACCAGCACCCCAAGCTCCGCCTGAACCTGGACGGCAAGCTGCTGGGCGAGCAGCCGGTGTTCAACGTCGTGGCGACCATTCCCGGCACGGAGCACCCGGACGAGTACGTGGTGCTGTCGTCGCATTTCGATTCGTGGGACGGGTCGTCGGGCGCTACCGACAACGGCACCGGGACGATGACCATGCTCGAGGCCATGCGCATCCTCAAGCTGGTGCTGCCGCATCCGAGCCGGACGATCATCGCCGGCCACTGGAGCGGCGAGGAGGAGGGGGAAGTCGGTTCCAAGGCGTTCACCGAAGATCACCCGGACGTGATGAAGGGGCTGCAGATGCTGTTCAACCAGGACAACGGCACCGGGCGCATCGTGCGCCTCAATGCCGGCGGCCTGCCAGACGCGGCGGCGCACCTCACGCGCTGGATGAACACCGTGCCCGTGGAGTTCAAGCTCCAGACGGGCTACGACGGCAGCCCGGGTGGGCCGGCGGGCGGAGGCAGCGATGATTTCTCGTTCAGCTGCTCGGGCGCGCCGATCACGGGACTGGGCGCGCTCTCGTGGGACTACGGCAACTACACCTGGCACACCGACCGCGACACGTACGACAAGATCGTGTTCCCCGATCTGCATGCCAATGCCACGCTCACGGCCATGCTTGTCTACCTGGCGGCGCAGGACCCCACGCAGATCACCCGCGAGCGCATCGACCTCGTGGCCAGGGCGCACGAGGACTCGCTGATGGCGGCGGCGCGTGGGCGCGGCGCGGGGGGCGGCCGCGGGTTCGGGCGTGGCGGCGGCCGGGGACGGGGCGGCCCGCCGGTGTGGCCGTCGTGCGAGCTGGCGCCGAGATCCACGAAGCCGAGATTGAAGTAG
- a CDS encoding serine/threonine-protein kinase, whose amino-acid sequence MPTAELATFARLLQGQYALEREIGRGGMGIVYLGRDLKLDRPVAIKTLPPHLAADPAIRERFLREARTAAKLSHPNIVPIYRADELDGQVFFAMGYVDGQSVAEALRDAKRLDPRAVLRQMRDVAGALGYASGQGVVHRDVKAENILVERTTGRAMVTDFGIARLAEAAPLTATGQVLGTVYYMSPEQVTGDRLDGRSDLYSLGVVGFYALTGRFPFDATLASAVLIAQVNKQPPPLLTVAPDAPRALAEIIDRCLAKQPSARFQSGEELAEALTRVEGEVARDAVRATTLPHAPALVSEDEAQAIWARAAALQAETGIQPRPVPFSASRDSAADANRTSGYDVASVRDAALEAGIPAQYVDHAMAERGLMRAPAAPGVAAPLAVSVLDLSPKPSRLLGAPMNIEFEAVVGGEMTEADFDLTVDTIRRRMAQAGAVSAVGRSVTWTSLARQRTVHVSVLSRNGKTTIRAAENMESLGRRARIIGLIGGGYLTAGTVGISAHLFANAGNLGIVGAVGLAGLTFGAVLAAARYSYGTSARKRQARLRKLTEELVEQARQSIESTNAAIASGGRLKLTP is encoded by the coding sequence ATGCCAACGGCAGAACTCGCGACCTTCGCCCGGCTCCTCCAGGGCCAGTACGCGCTCGAACGCGAGATCGGCCGCGGCGGGATGGGGATCGTCTACCTGGGCCGCGACCTCAAGCTGGACCGGCCCGTCGCCATCAAGACGCTTCCACCCCACCTGGCAGCCGATCCGGCCATTCGCGAGCGGTTCCTGCGCGAGGCCCGCACCGCGGCCAAGCTGTCCCACCCGAACATCGTGCCGATCTACCGGGCCGACGAACTGGACGGCCAGGTGTTCTTCGCCATGGGCTACGTGGACGGCCAGTCGGTGGCCGAGGCCCTGCGCGACGCGAAACGCCTGGATCCGCGCGCCGTGCTGCGCCAGATGCGCGACGTGGCGGGCGCGCTCGGGTACGCGAGCGGGCAGGGCGTGGTGCATCGCGACGTGAAGGCCGAAAATATCCTCGTCGAGCGGACGACGGGGCGCGCGATGGTGACCGATTTCGGCATTGCGCGGCTGGCCGAGGCGGCGCCGCTCACGGCCACCGGCCAGGTGCTCGGCACGGTCTATTATATGAGTCCGGAGCAGGTCACGGGCGATCGGCTGGACGGCCGCAGCGATCTCTACTCGCTGGGCGTGGTCGGCTTCTACGCGCTCACCGGCCGGTTTCCGTTCGATGCGACGTTGGCGTCGGCCGTGTTGATCGCGCAGGTGAACAAGCAGCCGCCGCCCCTGCTGACCGTCGCACCCGATGCGCCGCGCGCGCTGGCCGAGATCATCGATCGCTGCCTCGCCAAGCAGCCGTCGGCGCGGTTCCAGTCGGGCGAGGAACTGGCCGAGGCGCTCACCCGCGTGGAGGGCGAGGTGGCGCGGGACGCGGTGCGCGCTACCACCCTGCCCCACGCACCGGCCCTGGTGTCGGAAGACGAAGCGCAGGCCATCTGGGCACGGGCCGCGGCACTCCAGGCCGAGACCGGCATCCAACCGCGGCCGGTCCCGTTCTCCGCCTCACGCGATTCGGCCGCCGACGCCAACCGCACGTCGGGCTACGACGTCGCATCGGTGCGCGATGCGGCCCTCGAGGCGGGAATACCCGCGCAGTACGTGGACCACGCGATGGCCGAGCGGGGACTGATGCGCGCTCCTGCCGCGCCGGGTGTGGCGGCGCCGCTCGCGGTGAGCGTGCTGGACCTCAGTCCGAAGCCGTCGCGCCTGCTGGGCGCCCCGATGAACATAGAATTCGAGGCCGTGGTGGGCGGGGAGATGACCGAAGCGGATTTCGATCTGACCGTCGATACCATCCGCCGTCGCATGGCGCAGGCCGGCGCCGTATCCGCAGTGGGTCGGTCGGTCACCTGGACGTCGCTCGCGCGCCAGCGGACCGTGCACGTGTCGGTACTGTCGCGCAACGGCAAGACCACGATCCGCGCGGCGGAGAACATGGAATCGCTGGGCCGCCGGGCCCGGATCATCGGATTGATCGGGGGAGGATACCTCACGGCTGGAACCGTCGGGATCTCGGCGCACCTGTTCGCAAACGCCGGCAACCTGGGCATTGTAGGCGCGGTCGGACTCGCGGGGCTCACGTTCGGTGCGGTGCTCGCGGCCGCCCGGTATTCGTACGGGACGAGCGCCCGCAAGCGGCAGGCCCGGCTCCGCAAGCTCACCGAGGAACTCGTCGAACAGGCGCGCCAGTCGATCGAGTCCACGAACGCTGCGATCGCGTCGGGCGGCCGGCTCAAGCTCACCCCTTAA
- a CDS encoding Ig-like domain-containing protein, giving the protein MSGDQQTAQVASVLPNPFVVVVTDASARPVPGVVVTWSVVSGTGVITPSSTTTGADGTTQAVLSIGTVAGANQVSASVAGVASGTVFQATGTPGPLAKVVVSSHSLPLCNNGQSVRLNASTTDLYGNAVPGTVAWVSRNPSVVTVDASGDVQLLSSTGGGYVVASSGTAAADSAFVSSAPTLTSAVAGVNENLPSTTFCVQSTQAGSEFALVAFNNSQALGTSASIQVQGNGLAALGSGANLVPAGVATARIPRAVAAVKINTAFEYALRERERRETPPYVASARAWIHRMQQQRSAGLSAQATGQGTTIRAQTISDSVHLNDLVQLNSNSSAYCDNPTMTTGRVAAISNSATVVADTANPAGGFTDAEYLQFAMAMDTLVNPVDTTAFGAPYPLGGNKRTVIFFTRAVNQLTTDPTQGVVLGFYYERDLLPVATCPGSNFSNMFYLVVPDPNGTINGGNGITRSKTNVAQYVVSTIGHEYQHLINASRRMYVLNVPAADVNEETWLNEGLSHTAEDLLFYRSARLAPQMNIGVADLADPLVNAAFKQFEAGDFLRYQDYLTSPETHAPVGVSGDDNLYLRGAIQNFLRYLADRLPAGDSTFYHLVNDSTIGLANLQHVIGADPAPYFREWATSVFTDDYVPGISAAFTQPSWDWRAVMPVASTSGFSLLTHPLSSAIPVTANITAWGVSYFQFAVPVGQMSLITVSGVGGAALPGAIQLTLVRTK; this is encoded by the coding sequence GTGTCGGGCGATCAGCAGACCGCCCAGGTTGCCTCGGTGCTGCCCAATCCGTTCGTCGTCGTGGTCACCGACGCCAGCGCGCGGCCGGTGCCCGGTGTCGTGGTGACGTGGAGCGTGGTTTCGGGGACCGGCGTGATCACTCCTTCCTCGACCACCACGGGCGCTGACGGGACGACGCAGGCCGTTCTTTCCATTGGCACGGTTGCCGGCGCGAATCAGGTATCGGCGTCGGTGGCAGGTGTAGCCTCGGGGACCGTCTTCCAGGCCACGGGGACGCCAGGTCCGCTCGCCAAGGTCGTGGTGTCGTCGCACTCCTTGCCGCTCTGCAACAACGGTCAGTCGGTCCGTCTCAACGCTTCGACCACGGATCTATACGGGAACGCCGTGCCCGGCACCGTGGCGTGGGTGTCCCGGAATCCGTCCGTGGTGACCGTCGACGCGTCGGGCGACGTGCAGCTGCTGAGCTCGACCGGTGGGGGCTACGTCGTGGCGAGCTCCGGCACGGCGGCGGCCGACAGCGCCTTCGTCTCGTCGGCCCCGACGCTGACGTCGGCGGTGGCTGGCGTGAACGAGAACCTGCCCTCGACCACGTTCTGCGTGCAGTCGACGCAGGCCGGTTCGGAGTTCGCGCTCGTGGCCTTCAATAACTCACAGGCACTCGGGACCTCCGCCAGCATCCAGGTCCAGGGCAACGGCCTGGCGGCGCTGGGGTCGGGCGCGAATCTCGTACCGGCCGGCGTGGCGACGGCGCGAATTCCACGGGCCGTGGCGGCGGTGAAGATCAACACCGCGTTCGAGTACGCCCTTCGCGAGCGCGAGCGGCGTGAGACTCCGCCGTACGTGGCCAGTGCGCGCGCCTGGATCCATCGGATGCAGCAGCAGCGCTCGGCCGGACTCTCCGCCCAGGCGACGGGGCAGGGAACCACGATCCGGGCGCAGACGATCTCGGACTCGGTGCACCTGAACGACCTCGTGCAGCTCAATAGCAACTCCAGTGCCTATTGCGACAATCCTACGATGACCACGGGGCGCGTGGCCGCGATCAGCAATTCGGCGACGGTCGTGGCCGACACGGCCAACCCGGCCGGCGGATTCACCGACGCGGAATACCTGCAATTCGCCATGGCGATGGACACGCTGGTGAACCCGGTGGATACGACGGCGTTCGGCGCCCCCTACCCGTTGGGCGGCAACAAGCGCACGGTCATCTTCTTCACACGAGCCGTGAATCAGTTGACCACCGATCCGACCCAGGGCGTCGTGCTCGGGTTCTACTACGAGCGGGATCTGCTGCCGGTGGCAACCTGCCCCGGGAGCAACTTCTCGAACATGTTCTACCTCGTCGTGCCAGACCCGAACGGCACCATCAACGGCGGCAACGGCATCACGCGGTCCAAGACGAACGTTGCCCAGTACGTGGTGAGCACCATCGGGCACGAATATCAACACCTGATCAACGCATCGCGCCGCATGTACGTGCTGAACGTGCCGGCGGCCGACGTGAACGAGGAAACGTGGCTCAACGAGGGGCTGAGCCACACCGCCGAGGACCTGCTGTTCTATCGCTCGGCGCGGCTGGCGCCGCAGATGAACATCGGCGTGGCCGATCTGGCCGATCCGCTGGTGAATGCCGCGTTCAAGCAGTTCGAGGCCGGCGATTTCCTGCGGTACCAGGACTATCTCACCAGTCCCGAAACGCACGCGCCGGTGGGGGTGAGCGGCGACGACAACCTGTACCTGCGCGGCGCCATCCAGAATTTCCTGCGCTACCTTGCCGATCGGCTGCCGGCCGGCGATTCGACGTTCTACCATCTGGTGAACGATTCCACCATCGGGCTCGCCAACCTGCAGCACGTGATCGGGGCCGATCCGGCGCCCTACTTCCGCGAATGGGCCACTTCGGTGTTCACCGATGACTATGTGCCCGGGATCTCCGCGGCATTCACGCAGCCGAGTTGGGACTGGCGGGCGGTCATGCCGGTGGCGAGCACGAGCGGCTTCAGCCTGCTCACGCACCCGCTGTCGAGTGCGATTCCGGTTACCGCGAACATCACGGCGTGGGGGGTGTCATACTTCCAGTTCGCCGTGCCGGTGGGACAGATGAGTCTGATCACGGTCAGCGGGGTGGGTGGGGCCGCGCTGCCGGGTGCGATTCAGCTCACGCTGGTGCGGACCAAGTAG
- a CDS encoding FKBP-type peptidyl-prolyl cis-trans isomerase produces MKRILLSIVALAAVACTGQIAGLGPASDPATETFASSLGVDLAAMTKTPDGLYYRDLTFGAGAQVTKDTTVTMTYTAYLTDGTLFDSGTGSAFPMNSLVPGVREGIIGMRVGGRRQLVVPSALGYGSAGSLPSVPRQATLVFLITLTAID; encoded by the coding sequence ATGAAACGCATTCTGTTGTCGATCGTGGCGCTGGCCGCGGTGGCGTGCACCGGCCAGATCGCCGGGCTCGGGCCGGCGAGCGACCCCGCTACGGAGACCTTCGCCTCGTCGCTGGGCGTGGATCTGGCCGCGATGACCAAGACGCCTGACGGGCTCTACTATCGCGACCTGACGTTCGGCGCCGGAGCCCAGGTCACGAAGGACACCACGGTCACGATGACCTATACCGCGTACCTGACCGATGGCACACTGTTCGACTCCGGCACCGGATCCGCGTTCCCCATGAACAGCCTCGTCCCGGGCGTCCGCGAAGGGATCATCGGCATGCGGGTGGGCGGCCGGCGCCAGCTCGTGGTGCCGTCGGCGTTGGGGTACGGCTCGGCCGGGAGTCTGCCGTCGGTTCCGCGCCAGGCGACGCTGGTCTTTCTGATCACGCTGACGGCGATCGACTGA
- a CDS encoding M20 family metallopeptidase, whose translation MTSALVLPLGVAALFTPADVDVLVALRRDIHAHPELALQEHETSRRLADALATIPGVDVRRVAGTGLVARVPGRDRRVPLVAVRGDIDALPIRERTGLPFASEHDGVMHACGHDVHAAWTVGAARLLARDPAPGDVLIVLQPAEEVGKGALAMLASGALDDVACIFGGHVDRRFEVGQAVADAGPLAASADTFTIELVGQGAHAARPHESADPIVGAAAVISALQTIVSRRLNPATPGVVTVGTIHAGTAPNVIPDRAALTGTVRAVEPQSRQMMLDEVRRLAESVAASHRLSARVELELGTPPLVNPARAAAWARSAAARVIGEDAVVPLGFMNLGGEDFAYYLDRMDGCFLRIGARERGGEATAAHSPRFAPAEEAIFCGAAILAECAREAGTHLARAMESTSSQG comes from the coding sequence GTGACGTCCGCCCTCGTCCTTCCCCTCGGCGTGGCCGCGCTCTTCACTCCGGCGGACGTGGACGTCCTCGTCGCCCTTAGGCGCGACATCCATGCCCATCCCGAGTTGGCGCTGCAGGAGCACGAGACGTCGCGCCGCCTGGCCGACGCGCTCGCCACGATCCCGGGGGTGGACGTGCGCCGCGTGGCGGGCACCGGACTCGTGGCCCGCGTGCCCGGCCGCGACCGGCGCGTGCCCCTGGTTGCGGTGCGCGGCGACATCGATGCGCTGCCGATTCGCGAACGGACCGGACTGCCGTTCGCGTCGGAGCACGACGGCGTGATGCACGCCTGCGGCCACGACGTGCATGCCGCGTGGACGGTGGGCGCCGCGCGCCTGCTGGCCCGCGACCCCGCGCCCGGCGACGTCCTCATCGTGCTGCAGCCGGCCGAGGAGGTGGGCAAGGGCGCGCTGGCGATGCTCGCCAGCGGGGCGCTGGACGACGTGGCCTGCATCTTCGGCGGGCACGTCGATCGCCGCTTCGAGGTTGGCCAGGCGGTGGCCGACGCCGGCCCGCTCGCGGCGTCCGCCGACACGTTCACCATCGAACTGGTGGGGCAGGGAGCACACGCGGCGCGGCCGCACGAATCCGCCGATCCGATCGTTGGCGCGGCGGCCGTGATCTCGGCGCTCCAGACGATCGTATCGCGGCGACTGAACCCGGCCACCCCGGGCGTCGTGACCGTGGGCACGATCCACGCCGGCACGGCGCCCAACGTGATTCCCGACCGCGCAGCGCTCACAGGCACCGTGCGGGCCGTGGAGCCGCAGTCGCGCCAGATGATGCTCGACGAGGTGCGGCGGCTCGCCGAGTCCGTGGCGGCCAGCCACCGCTTGAGCGCGCGCGTCGAGTTGGAGTTGGGCACCCCGCCGCTGGTGAACCCTGCCCGCGCCGCCGCGTGGGCGCGGAGCGCAGCGGCACGGGTGATCGGGGAGGACGCCGTCGTCCCATTGGGATTCATGAACCTCGGCGGCGAGGACTTCGCGTACTATCTCGATCGCATGGACGGTTGCTTTCTGCGCATCGGGGCTCGCGAACGAGGGGGCGAGGCCACGGCGGCCCATTCCCCGCGGTTTGCGCCGGCGGAAGAGGCCATCTTTTGCGGTGCCGCCATTCTGGCCGAGTGCGCGCGCGAGGCGGGAACCCACCTGGCGCGCGCCATGGAAAGCACGTCCTCGCAAGGGTAA
- the hppD gene encoding 4-hydroxyphenylpyruvate dioxygenase — protein MATQTHPAPAQAHDAFPINGTDYVEFYVGNAKQASLYYRAAFGFKLVAYRGPETGTRDRASYVLQQGKVRFVFTTAVTPEGDIARHVHDHGDGVKDLALWVNNARTAYAKAVKRGAVPVREPEVIQDKYGEVVIAAIQTYGETIHSLVERRKYKGAFLPGFVAVDPVFQGKPVGLKYVDHCVGNVELGAMNQWVRFYEDVLGFYNLISFDDKAISTEYSALMSKVVSNGNGRIKFPLNEPAVGRKKSQIDEYLEFYRGAGVQHIALETNDIVKTVTKLRKNGVEFLRVPATYYDTVLDRVGHIDEDIAPLKELGILVDRDDEGYLLQIFSKPVEDRPTVFFEIIQRKGARSFGAGNFKALFEAIEREQALRGNL, from the coding sequence ATGGCCACTCAAACCCATCCGGCGCCGGCTCAGGCGCATGATGCGTTCCCCATCAATGGCACCGACTACGTCGAGTTCTATGTGGGCAACGCCAAGCAGGCGAGCCTCTATTACCGGGCGGCGTTCGGCTTCAAACTGGTCGCGTATCGGGGGCCGGAGACGGGAACGCGGGACCGGGCCAGCTACGTGCTGCAGCAGGGCAAGGTGCGGTTCGTGTTCACCACGGCGGTCACGCCCGAGGGCGATATCGCGCGCCACGTCCACGATCACGGCGACGGCGTGAAGGATCTGGCGCTCTGGGTGAACAATGCCAGGACGGCGTACGCCAAGGCGGTCAAGCGCGGGGCCGTGCCGGTCCGCGAGCCCGAAGTCATCCAGGACAAGTACGGCGAGGTGGTCATCGCGGCCATCCAGACGTACGGCGAGACCATCCATTCGCTGGTCGAGCGCCGGAAGTACAAGGGAGCGTTCCTGCCGGGGTTCGTGGCCGTCGATCCGGTGTTCCAGGGCAAGCCGGTGGGCCTCAAATACGTGGACCACTGCGTGGGCAACGTCGAACTCGGCGCCATGAACCAGTGGGTCCGGTTCTACGAAGACGTGCTCGGCTTCTACAACCTGATCTCGTTCGACGACAAGGCGATCAGCACCGAGTATTCGGCGCTCATGTCGAAAGTCGTATCGAACGGCAACGGCCGCATCAAGTTCCCACTCAACGAACCGGCGGTGGGGCGCAAGAAGTCGCAGATCGACGAGTACCTGGAGTTCTACCGCGGCGCCGGGGTGCAGCACATCGCGCTCGAGACCAACGACATCGTCAAGACCGTGACCAAACTGCGCAAGAACGGCGTCGAGTTCCTGCGCGTGCCCGCCACGTACTACGACACCGTCCTCGACCGCGTGGGCCACATCGACGAGGACATCGCGCCGCTCAAGGAGCTGGGCATCCTCGTCGACCGCGACGACGAGGGGTATCTGCTCCAGATCTTCAGCAAGCCCGTGGAAGACCGGCCCACCGTGTTCTTCGAGATCATCCAGCGCAAGGGTGCCAGGAGCTTCGGCGCGGGCAACTTCAAGGCACTGTTCGAAGCGATCGAGCGCGAACAGGCGCTGCGCGGAAACCTCTGA
- a CDS encoding acetoacetate--CoA ligase: MPHPLWTPSQPALAHSNMARFIAFVRDEGAAVRDYPTLYAWSVDQREAFWSAVWRFCGVVADDIPGHGPWYTVLVGRERVAPPTPELGPTWFLGARLNFAENLLRHDDDHPAVVAWGESGRTGGLTYRELHEAVARAAAALRADGITAGDRVAAFMPNVPETVIFMLAAASIGAVWSSCSPDFGVNGVLDRFGQIQPRVLLAAAEYRYGGKRIDCLPRVREIAAGIPGIERVVVVPQEDRPADVAGLPRGVLWNEYVRAAEPAPTLEFARLPFDHPLYIMYSSGTTGLPKCMVHGAGGTLLQHLKEHALHVDIGRDDRVFYFTTCGWMMWNWLVSALALGATVVLYDGAAILPRAPVLWDMAEQERITVFGTSAKFIALTEKEGRRPRDSHDLSALRGILSTGSPLAAHSFDYVYEHVKPDVQLSSISGGTDIISCFALGNPILPVWRGELQCRGLGMAVEVFDEQGRPAPVGQAGELVCTAPFPSMPVKFWNDPDGRKYHEAYFDVFPNVWRHGDWAARTGHDGLIIHGRSDATLNPQGVRIGTAEIYRQVEQMDEVVESVVVGQDVTTASGSDVRVVLFVRLRKGLVLDEALRERIRQRIRANASPHHVPGKILAVADIPRTISGKISELAVRNVIHGRPVKNTDALANPRALELYRDLPELNG, from the coding sequence GTGCCGCACCCACTCTGGACGCCGAGTCAACCTGCGCTCGCGCATTCGAACATGGCGCGCTTCATCGCGTTCGTTCGTGACGAAGGCGCCGCGGTGCGGGACTACCCCACGCTCTACGCCTGGTCGGTGGACCAGCGCGAAGCGTTCTGGTCGGCCGTCTGGCGCTTCTGCGGTGTGGTCGCTGATGATATTCCGGGGCACGGGCCCTGGTACACCGTGCTCGTCGGGCGTGAGCGCGTCGCGCCGCCCACGCCCGAACTCGGCCCCACGTGGTTCCTGGGCGCTCGATTGAACTTTGCCGAGAACCTGCTGCGCCACGATGATGATCATCCGGCAGTCGTCGCCTGGGGCGAATCGGGACGGACCGGTGGGCTGACCTACCGCGAACTGCACGAGGCCGTGGCGCGCGCGGCGGCGGCGCTCCGAGCCGACGGCATCACGGCGGGCGACCGGGTAGCGGCGTTCATGCCCAACGTTCCGGAAACCGTGATCTTCATGCTCGCCGCTGCCAGCATCGGCGCCGTGTGGTCGAGTTGCTCCCCCGACTTTGGGGTGAACGGCGTGCTCGACCGTTTCGGGCAGATCCAGCCCCGCGTGCTGCTGGCCGCCGCGGAGTACCGCTATGGCGGCAAGCGCATCGACTGTCTGCCGCGCGTGCGCGAGATCGCGGCGGGTATTCCGGGCATCGAGCGGGTGGTGGTGGTGCCGCAGGAAGATCGCCCCGCGGACGTCGCGGGGCTCCCCCGTGGCGTCCTCTGGAACGAGTACGTGCGTGCGGCCGAGCCCGCGCCGACTCTCGAATTCGCCCGCCTGCCGTTCGATCATCCGCTCTACATCATGTATTCCTCGGGCACCACGGGCCTGCCCAAGTGCATGGTGCACGGGGCCGGTGGCACGCTGCTCCAGCACCTCAAGGAGCACGCGCTGCACGTGGACATCGGGCGCGACGACCGCGTGTTCTATTTCACGACGTGTGGCTGGATGATGTGGAACTGGCTGGTGAGCGCGCTGGCCCTCGGTGCCACGGTGGTGCTGTACGACGGCGCCGCCATCCTCCCTCGCGCCCCCGTTTTGTGGGACATGGCCGAGCAGGAGCGCATCACCGTGTTCGGCACGAGCGCCAAGTTCATCGCGCTCACCGAGAAGGAGGGCCGTCGGCCCCGCGACTCCCACGATCTGTCGGCGCTGCGCGGCATTCTCTCCACCGGCAGCCCGTTGGCGGCGCACAGTTTCGATTACGTGTATGAGCACGTGAAGCCGGACGTCCAGTTGAGCAGCATCAGCGGCGGCACCGACATCATCTCCTGTTTCGCGCTGGGCAATCCCATCCTCCCCGTATGGCGGGGCGAGTTACAGTGCCGCGGACTCGGCATGGCGGTGGAGGTGTTCGACGAGCAGGGGCGGCCCGCGCCGGTGGGGCAGGCGGGCGAACTCGTATGCACGGCGCCGTTCCCGAGCATGCCGGTGAAGTTCTGGAACGATCCCGACGGCCGGAAATATCACGAGGCGTATTTCGACGTGTTCCCCAACGTCTGGCGGCACGGCGACTGGGCGGCACGCACCGGGCACGACGGCCTGATCATTCACGGCCGCAGCGATGCCACCCTCAATCCGCAGGGAGTGCGCATCGGTACCGCCGAGATCTACCGGCAGGTGGAGCAGATGGACGAAGTCGTGGAGAGCGTCGTGGTCGGCCAGGACGTGACCACCGCATCCGGCAGCGACGTGCGCGTGGTGCTGTTCGTGCGGCTGCGGAAGGGGCTCGTGCTCGACGAGGCGCTGCGTGAACGCATCCGGCAGCGCATCCGTGCCAACGCGAGCCCGCATCACGTGCCGGGCAAGATCCTCGCGGTGGCCGACATCCCGCGCACGATCAGCGGCAAGATCAGCGAACTGGCCGTGCGTAATGTGATCCACGGCCGGCCCGTGAAGAACACCGACGCGTTGGCCAATCCGCGCGCGCTCGAGCTGTACCGCGACCTGCCGGAATTGAACGGTTAA